In Rouxiella sp. WC2420, the following proteins share a genomic window:
- a CDS encoding ABC-F family ATPase, which translates to MLSTYNITMQFGSKPLFENINVKFGGGNRYGLIGANGCGKSTFMKILGGDLVPSGGNVVLDPNERLGKLRQDQFAFEKYSVLDTVIMGHAELWAVKEERDSIYAMADMSEEDGYKVADLEVAYGEMDGYSAESRAGELLLGVGIPVEQHYGPMSEIAPGFKLRVLLAQALFSDPEILLLDEPTNNLDIDTIRWLEQVLNERNSTMIIISHDRHFLNMVCTHMADLDYGELRVYPGNYDEYMTAATQARDLLNANNAKKKAQIAELQSFVSRFSANASKSKQATSRAKKIDKIQLDEVKASSRQNPYMRFEQDKKLFRNALEVDKITKGFDNGPLFKGFSLMLEVGEKVAILGANGVGKTTMLKTLVGDSLPDAGTVKWSENCKIGYYAQDHEYEFDETMNVFDWMSQWKSEKDDEQAVRGVLGRLLFGQDDIKKKVKVLSGGEKGRMLFGKLMMQCPNILIMDEPTNHLDMESIESLNMALEMYEGTLIFVSHDREFVSSLASRIIEITPNKITDFTGNYEDYLRSQGINS; encoded by the coding sequence GTGCTAAGTACTTACAACATCACCATGCAATTCGGCAGCAAGCCGCTATTTGAAAATATTAACGTCAAGTTTGGCGGCGGAAACCGTTATGGTTTGATCGGCGCGAACGGCTGCGGTAAATCGACCTTTATGAAAATCCTCGGTGGCGATTTAGTGCCATCGGGCGGTAACGTCGTGCTTGATCCCAACGAACGTTTGGGTAAGCTGCGTCAGGATCAGTTCGCCTTCGAAAAATATAGCGTGCTTGATACCGTTATTATGGGCCACGCAGAGCTGTGGGCTGTAAAAGAAGAGCGCGACAGCATCTACGCAATGGCCGACATGAGCGAAGAAGACGGCTACAAAGTCGCTGACCTTGAAGTTGCTTACGGTGAAATGGACGGCTACAGTGCTGAATCCCGTGCTGGTGAGCTTCTGCTGGGTGTAGGTATCCCGGTTGAGCAGCATTACGGCCCGATGAGCGAAATTGCTCCCGGCTTCAAACTGCGCGTATTGTTGGCGCAGGCGCTGTTCTCCGATCCAGAGATCCTGCTGCTCGACGAACCAACCAACAACCTCGACATCGATACTATTCGCTGGCTCGAGCAGGTGCTGAACGAGCGTAACAGCACCATGATCATTATTTCGCATGACCGTCACTTCCTGAACATGGTCTGTACTCACATGGCTGACCTGGATTACGGCGAACTGCGCGTTTACCCAGGCAACTATGACGAATACATGACGGCGGCAACGCAGGCTCGTGATCTTCTGAATGCTAATAACGCCAAGAAAAAAGCTCAGATCGCCGAGCTGCAATCTTTCGTTAGCCGCTTCAGCGCCAACGCCTCCAAATCCAAGCAGGCAACTTCTCGCGCCAAGAAAATTGATAAAATCCAGCTGGATGAAGTCAAGGCTTCAAGCCGTCAGAATCCTTATATGCGTTTCGAGCAGGATAAAAAACTGTTCCGTAATGCGCTGGAAGTGGACAAGATTACTAAAGGTTTCGACAACGGCCCGCTGTTCAAAGGCTTCAGCCTGATGCTGGAAGTGGGTGAGAAAGTGGCGATTCTGGGTGCAAACGGCGTCGGTAAAACCACCATGCTGAAAACGCTGGTAGGCGATTCGCTGCCCGATGCCGGTACCGTAAAATGGTCTGAAAACTGCAAGATTGGCTACTACGCGCAGGATCACGAGTACGAGTTCGACGAAACGATGAACGTATTCGACTGGATGAGCCAGTGGAAATCGGAAAAAGACGACGAGCAGGCCGTGCGCGGTGTTCTGGGGCGTTTGCTGTTTGGTCAGGACGACATCAAGAAAAAAGTTAAAGTGCTTTCTGGTGGCGAAAAGGGCCGTATGCTCTTTGGTAAACTGATGATGCAGTGTCCAAACATTCTGATAATGGATGAACCTACCAACCACCTGGATATGGAATCCATCGAATCGCTGAACATGGCGCTGGAAATGTATGAAGGCACGCTGATCTTCGTTTCCCACGACCGTGAGTTCGTGAGTTCTTTGGCGAGCCGAATCATCGAGATCACGCCGAACAAAATCACTGATTTCACCGGTAATTACGAAGATTACCTGCGCAGCCAGGGCATCAATAGCTAA
- a CDS encoding nucleoside-specific channel-forming protein Tsx, with product MKTKILLAGALLLSSYSAQTLADDLKDQYVSDWWHQSVNVVGSYHTRFGPHENNDLYLEYEAFAHKDWFDFYGYVDVPKFFGVGNGNDNGIWDRKVGSPVFTEIEPRFSIDKLTGKDLSIGPIKQWYFANNYIYDQGPNNANRQNTWYMGLGTDIDTHTPLNLSLNIYKKYQWQNYGAANENKWDGYRFKVKYFLPLGEMWGGKVSYIGFTNFDWGSHLADHENYARTNHSIASSHILALNYAHWHYSLVARYFHNGGQWADGTQLNFGDGDFTVKSTGFGYYAVIGYSF from the coding sequence ATGAAAACTAAAATTTTACTGGCAGGTGCACTTCTCCTTTCTTCTTACAGTGCGCAAACGCTTGCTGACGATCTCAAGGATCAATACGTTTCCGACTGGTGGCATCAAAGCGTTAACGTGGTTGGCAGCTACCACACGCGTTTTGGACCACATGAAAACAATGACTTATATCTTGAGTACGAAGCCTTTGCGCATAAAGACTGGTTCGACTTCTACGGTTATGTCGATGTGCCAAAATTCTTCGGTGTAGGTAACGGCAACGACAACGGCATCTGGGACAGAAAAGTAGGTTCTCCAGTATTTACCGAGATCGAACCGCGTTTCTCTATCGATAAACTGACCGGCAAAGATCTGAGCATCGGCCCGATCAAGCAGTGGTATTTCGCCAACAACTATATTTACGATCAGGGCCCTAACAACGCCAACCGCCAGAATACTTGGTACATGGGCCTGGGTACCGACATCGATACTCACACGCCGTTAAACCTGTCTCTGAATATTTATAAAAAATATCAATGGCAAAACTATGGTGCTGCCAATGAAAACAAATGGGACGGTTACCGTTTCAAAGTGAAATACTTCTTGCCGTTAGGTGAAATGTGGGGCGGGAAAGTCAGCTATATCGGCTTTACCAACTTCGACTGGGGTTCACATCTGGCCGATCACGAGAACTACGCACGAACCAACCATTCGATAGCTTCCAGCCACATTTTGGCGCTGAACTATGCGCACTGGCATTACTCGCTGGTGGCGCGTTACTTCCACAACGGCGGACAATGGGCCGATGGCACCCAGTTGAACTTCGGTGACGGCGATTTCACCGTCAAATCAACCGGTTTTGGCTACTACGCAGTGATCGGTTATAGCTTCTGA
- the betA gene encoding choline dehydrogenase, with the protein MDYDYIIIGAGSAGNVLATRLTEDSSVSVLLLEAGGPDYRADFRTQMPAALAFPLQGRRYNWAYETDPEPHMDNRRMECGRGKGLGGSSLINGMCYIRGNAMDFDNWATAPGLENWSYLDCLPYFRKAETRDIGGNDFHGDNGPVSVTTPKAGNNPLFHAMIEAGVQAGYPRTDDLNGYQQEGFGPMDRTVTPKGRRASTARGYLDQAKPRANLTIVTHATTDRILFDGKKAVGVNYMKGDDIKLIEAQAKREVLLCGGAIASPQILQRSGVGPAALLNSLDIPVVHDLPGVGENLQDHLEMYLQYSCTQPISLYPALQWFNQPKIGAEWLFNGTGVGASNQFEAGGFIRSREEFTWPNIQYHFLPVAINYNGSNGVKEHGFQAHVGSMRSPSRGRVQVKSKDPRQHPSILFNYMSSEQDWHEFRDAIRITREIMAQPALDPYRGREISPGIQVQTDEQLDAFIREHAETAFHPSCSCKMGSDEMAVVDGQGRVHGLQNLRVVDASIMPQIITGNLNATTIMIAEKIADVIRGRQPLPRSTTEYYQANGAPVRGEPLKASNSKTV; encoded by the coding sequence ATGGATTACGATTACATTATTATTGGTGCGGGTTCTGCCGGCAACGTGTTAGCGACCCGACTCACCGAAGACAGCAGCGTCAGCGTGCTGTTGCTCGAAGCGGGCGGTCCGGATTACCGTGCCGATTTCCGTACCCAGATGCCTGCTGCATTGGCATTTCCATTGCAGGGGCGTCGCTATAATTGGGCCTATGAAACCGACCCCGAGCCACATATGGACAACCGCCGCATGGAGTGTGGCCGTGGTAAAGGTCTGGGCGGCTCTTCATTGATCAACGGCATGTGCTACATCCGTGGCAACGCGATGGATTTCGACAATTGGGCCACCGCGCCGGGGCTTGAAAACTGGAGCTATCTCGACTGCCTGCCTTATTTCCGCAAGGCAGAAACCCGTGATATTGGCGGTAATGATTTCCACGGCGATAACGGCCCGGTTAGCGTCACCACCCCGAAAGCCGGCAACAATCCGCTGTTCCACGCGATGATTGAAGCAGGCGTTCAGGCGGGTTATCCGCGCACTGACGACCTCAATGGTTATCAGCAGGAAGGATTTGGCCCGATGGACCGCACCGTGACGCCAAAAGGTCGCCGTGCGAGTACCGCTCGTGGTTATCTGGATCAGGCTAAACCGCGCGCCAATCTGACTATCGTCACTCACGCCACCACCGACCGCATTCTGTTTGATGGCAAGAAAGCCGTGGGCGTCAACTATATGAAAGGCGACGATATCAAGCTGATTGAAGCTCAGGCAAAACGCGAGGTTCTGCTGTGTGGTGGAGCGATTGCTTCTCCACAGATTCTGCAACGCTCGGGCGTGGGTCCAGCAGCATTGTTGAATTCGTTGGATATTCCTGTAGTACACGATTTGCCGGGCGTGGGCGAAAATTTGCAGGACCATCTGGAGATGTATTTGCAGTACAGCTGTACTCAGCCGATTTCGCTTTATCCGGCGTTGCAATGGTTTAATCAGCCGAAAATTGGTGCCGAATGGTTGTTTAATGGCACTGGCGTTGGTGCCAGCAACCAGTTTGAGGCCGGTGGTTTTATCCGCAGCCGCGAAGAGTTTACCTGGCCGAACATTCAGTATCATTTCCTGCCGGTAGCGATTAATTACAACGGCAGTAATGGTGTAAAAGAACACGGCTTCCAGGCGCACGTGGGTTCTATGCGTTCGCCAAGCCGCGGTCGCGTGCAGGTAAAATCGAAAGATCCACGCCAGCATCCGAGTATTCTGTTCAACTACATGTCTAGCGAACAGGACTGGCATGAGTTCCGCGATGCTATCCGCATTACCCGTGAAATCATGGCTCAGCCGGCGCTGGACCCTTATCGTGGCCGCGAAATCAGTCCGGGTATCCAGGTGCAGACCGACGAACAGCTGGATGCGTTTATTCGCGAACATGCTGAAACCGCGTTCCATCCATCCTGTAGCTGTAAAATGGGCAGCGACGAGATGGCCGTGGTTGACGGGCAAGGGCGCGTTCACGGCTTGCAGAATCTTCGCGTAGTTGATGCTTCAATTATGCCGCAAATCATTACTGGCAACCTGAACGCGACTACCATCATGATTGCCGAGAAAATTGCTGATGTTATTCGTGGTCGCCAGCCGCTGCCACGCAGCACCACCGAGTATTATCAGGCCAACGGCGCTCCGGTGCGCGGCGAGCCGCTGAAGGCGAGTAACAGTAAAACTGTTTAA
- the betB gene encoding betaine-aldehyde dehydrogenase: MSRFGMQKLYIDGRYQDSTGGETFPAINPANGETLAEVASATREDLDRAVVAAQKGQKIWATMTAMQRSRILRKAVDILRDRNDELAQIETLDTGKPLSETTAVDIVTGADVLEYYAGLIPAIEGQQIPLRDSAFVYTRREPLGVVAGIGAWNYPIQIALWKSAPALAAGNAMIFKPSEVTSLTALKLAEIYTAAGVPDGVFSVLTGKGAEIGQYLTEHPGIAKISFTGGVVTGKKVMASASASTLKEVTMELGGKSPLIIFPDADLDKAADIAMMANFYSSGQVCTNGTRVFVPKTRQGEFEAKILERVKRIKLGQPTDEAVNFGPLVSFAHMETVLRFIDSGKREGARLLIGGERVTSGEYGKGAFVAPTVFTDCRDEMEIVREEIFGPVMSILTYESEEEVIRRANDTDYGLAAGLVTRDLNTAHRVIHQLEAGICWINTWGESAAEMPVGGYKHSGVGRENGVSTLEHYTQIKSVQVELGEFSSVF; encoded by the coding sequence ATGTCCCGCTTTGGCATGCAAAAACTTTATATCGACGGTCGCTATCAGGACAGCACCGGCGGTGAAACTTTTCCGGCCATTAATCCGGCCAACGGTGAAACTCTGGCCGAGGTAGCCTCGGCAACTCGCGAAGATCTCGACCGTGCGGTTGTGGCTGCGCAGAAGGGGCAAAAAATCTGGGCCACGATGACCGCGATGCAACGTTCCCGCATCCTGCGCAAGGCCGTGGATATCCTGCGTGATCGTAATGACGAACTGGCGCAAATTGAAACGCTGGATACCGGTAAGCCGCTGTCTGAAACCACCGCCGTAGATATTGTGACCGGTGCCGACGTACTGGAGTATTACGCGGGTCTGATCCCGGCGATTGAAGGTCAGCAGATCCCACTGCGTGACAGCGCGTTTGTTTACACTCGTCGCGAACCGTTGGGCGTCGTTGCAGGCATTGGTGCGTGGAACTATCCGATACAAATCGCACTGTGGAAATCCGCGCCAGCGCTGGCTGCAGGTAACGCAATGATCTTCAAGCCAAGCGAGGTCACGTCGTTAACCGCATTGAAACTGGCTGAAATTTACACCGCAGCCGGTGTGCCAGATGGCGTGTTCAGTGTGTTGACCGGCAAGGGCGCTGAAATCGGTCAATATCTGACCGAACATCCCGGTATTGCCAAAATTTCCTTCACGGGTGGCGTCGTGACCGGCAAGAAAGTCATGGCCAGCGCCTCGGCGTCCACGCTGAAAGAAGTAACCATGGAGTTGGGGGGTAAATCACCCCTCATCATTTTCCCGGATGCCGATTTAGATAAGGCCGCCGACATCGCGATGATGGCTAACTTTTACAGCTCTGGACAGGTGTGTACCAACGGCACCCGCGTTTTTGTACCGAAAACACGGCAGGGCGAATTCGAAGCCAAAATTCTTGAGCGTGTCAAGCGCATCAAGCTGGGTCAGCCGACCGATGAAGCCGTGAACTTTGGGCCTCTGGTGAGCTTTGCCCACATGGAAACCGTGCTGCGCTTTATCGATAGCGGCAAACGTGAAGGCGCACGTCTGCTGATTGGCGGCGAACGCGTAACCAGCGGCGAATACGGCAAAGGCGCTTTTGTCGCGCCGACGGTGTTTACTGACTGCCGCGATGAGATGGAAATCGTCCGCGAAGAGATTTTCGGACCGGTGATGAGCATCCTGACTTACGAAAGCGAAGAAGAAGTGATTCGTCGCGCCAATGATACCGATTATGGTCTGGCCGCCGGTCTGGTCACTCGCGACCTCAACACGGCGCATCGCGTTATTCATCAGCTTGAAGCCGGTATTTGCTGGATCAATACCTGGGGCGAATCGGCGGCAGAAATGCCGGTTGGCGGCTACAAGCATTCAGGCGTCGGTCGTGAAAACGGCGTCAGCACGCTTGAACATTACACACAAATCAAATCCGTGCAGGTTGAGCTGGGCGAATTTAGTTCGGTGTTTTAA
- the betI gene encoding transcriptional regulator BetI, with amino-acid sequence MPKVGMQPIRRQQLIDATLAAVNEVGMHDASIAQIARRAGVSNGIISHYFRDKNGLLEATMRYLLSHLGDSVKQRLATLNDDSPTARLRAIAQANFDEGQTNDPAMKTWLAFWATSMHHPQLYRLQQVNSRRLYSNLCVEFRRFLPHHEARLAAKGLAGLIDGLWLRSALSHEAFDRQEALLITHRYIESLAQTAAR; translated from the coding sequence ATGCCTAAAGTTGGAATGCAGCCGATTCGGCGACAGCAGTTGATTGACGCGACGCTGGCCGCCGTGAATGAAGTTGGCATGCACGATGCCTCGATTGCCCAGATTGCTCGTCGGGCGGGCGTATCGAACGGCATTATCAGTCACTATTTTCGTGACAAAAATGGCCTGCTTGAGGCGACGATGCGTTATTTGCTCAGTCACCTTGGCGACAGCGTCAAGCAAAGGCTTGCTACCTTAAACGATGATTCGCCGACTGCGCGGCTGCGGGCGATTGCCCAAGCCAACTTTGATGAAGGGCAAACCAACGATCCGGCGATGAAAACCTGGCTGGCGTTTTGGGCCACGAGCATGCATCACCCGCAGCTGTATCGTTTACAGCAGGTGAATAGCAGAAGGCTCTACTCGAATCTTTGCGTCGAATTTCGACGTTTTTTACCTCATCACGAGGCGCGTCTGGCAGCGAAAGGCCTGGCAGGTCTGATTGATGGTTTGTGGTTGCGCAGCGCGCTGAGTCACGAAGCATTCGATCGCCAGGAGGCGTTATTAATTACGCATCGTTATATCGAATCGCTGGCGCAGACTGCCGCCCGTTAG
- a CDS encoding choline transporter, translating into MASIELSDKPKDSLNKVVFFTSAGLILAFTLMTIFFTDISGKAIGVALEWVSATFGWYYMLAATLYIVFVVFIAASRFGSIKLGPEQSKPEFSMMSWASMLFAAGIGIDLMFFSVAEPVTQYMLPPEGQGQNIAAARQAMVWTLFHYGLTGWSMYALMGIALGYFSYRYNLPLTIRSALYPIFGKKIYGPIGHSVDIAAVVGTIFGIATTLGIGVVQLNYGLKVLFHIPESLGVQAALILLSVIMATVSVTSGVNKGIRILSELNVLLALGLILFLLFFGNTEFLLNALVLNIGDYINRFMGMTLNTFAFDRPTQWMNSWTLFFWAWWVAWSPFVGLFLARISRGRTIRQFVLGTLIIPFVFTLFWLSIFGNSALYQILHGNLAFANEVIAHPERGVYSLLAQYPGFTLSASVATITGLLFYVTSADSGSLVLGNFTSKLVDINNDAPNWLRIFWSVTIGVLTLGMLMTDGVSALQNTTVIMGLPFSFVIFFVMAGLYKSLRLEDFRRASTQQNYAPATPSTGDAALNWKQRLSRVMNFPGTTHTQKMLDIVCRPAMQEVANELELRGAKVEFSEAQALEDEKLNHLELLVKLGEEQNFIYQIWPQRYAVPGFTYRARSGKSHYYRLETFLLEGTQGNDLMDFTKHQVINDILDQYERHLNFLHINREAPGNTLTFPE; encoded by the coding sequence ATGGCTTCTATCGAACTTTCGGATAAACCTAAAGACTCGCTAAACAAGGTGGTGTTTTTTACCTCGGCAGGATTGATTCTGGCCTTTACGCTGATGACCATTTTCTTTACCGATATCTCTGGAAAAGCAATTGGCGTGGCGCTGGAATGGGTATCGGCCACTTTCGGTTGGTATTACATGCTCGCCGCCACCTTATACATTGTATTTGTGGTGTTTATCGCCGCCTCGCGCTTTGGCTCGATCAAACTCGGGCCAGAACAGTCGAAACCTGAATTCTCGATGATGAGCTGGGCATCGATGCTGTTTGCCGCCGGTATCGGCATCGACCTGATGTTCTTTTCAGTGGCCGAACCCGTGACGCAATATATGCTGCCGCCCGAAGGTCAGGGGCAGAACATTGCTGCGGCCAGGCAGGCGATGGTTTGGACACTGTTCCACTACGGCCTCACCGGCTGGTCGATGTACGCCTTGATGGGCATTGCATTGGGTTATTTCAGCTACCGCTATAACCTGCCGTTGACTATCCGCTCCGCGCTGTATCCGATTTTTGGCAAGAAGATCTATGGTCCGATCGGTCACAGCGTAGATATTGCGGCAGTAGTCGGCACCATCTTTGGCATCGCAACCACCTTGGGTATTGGGGTGGTGCAGCTTAACTACGGCCTGAAAGTCTTGTTCCATATTCCAGAAAGTCTGGGGGTACAGGCGGCGTTGATTCTGCTGTCGGTGATTATGGCTACGGTTTCTGTGACCTCTGGCGTGAACAAAGGCATCCGCATCCTTTCGGAGCTGAACGTCCTGTTGGCGCTGGGTCTGATCCTGTTCCTGCTGTTCTTCGGCAATACTGAATTTCTGCTCAATGCTCTGGTGCTGAATATTGGCGACTACATAAATCGCTTTATGGGCATGACACTAAACACCTTTGCGTTTGATCGACCAACGCAGTGGATGAACAGCTGGACTCTGTTCTTCTGGGCCTGGTGGGTTGCCTGGTCGCCGTTTGTCGGGCTGTTTCTGGCGCGTATCTCTCGTGGCAGAACCATCCGTCAGTTCGTATTGGGTACGCTGATTATTCCATTTGTGTTCACGCTATTCTGGCTGTCGATTTTCGGCAACAGCGCGCTTTACCAGATCCTGCATGGTAATCTGGCATTCGCCAATGAAGTGATTGCTCACCCTGAGCGCGGCGTTTACAGCCTGCTGGCACAATACCCTGGCTTCACTCTTAGCGCCTCGGTGGCAACTATTACCGGCTTGCTGTTCTATGTCACTTCAGCGGATTCGGGTTCACTGGTGCTGGGTAATTTCACCTCCAAGCTGGTCGACATCAATAATGATGCGCCAAACTGGCTGCGCATTTTCTGGTCGGTGACCATCGGGGTTCTGACTTTGGGGATGCTGATGACCGACGGTGTTTCGGCATTGCAGAACACCACGGTGATCATGGGCCTGCCGTTTAGTTTTGTGATCTTCTTTGTGATGGCCGGGCTGTACAAGTCGCTGCGCCTTGAGGATTTCCGCCGCGCCAGTACGCAGCAGAACTATGCACCCGCCACGCCGTCAACCGGAGATGCGGCGCTGAACTGGAAGCAGCGTCTGTCACGAGTGATGAATTTCCCGGGCACCACGCACACGCAGAAAATGCTCGATATTGTCTGTCGCCCGGCAATGCAGGAAGTCGCAAATGAGCTTGAACTGCGCGGCGCCAAGGTTGAATTCTCTGAGGCGCAAGCGCTGGAAGATGAAAAGCTCAATCATCTGGAGTTATTGGTCAAGCTGGGCGAGGAGCAGAACTTTATCTATCAGATTTGGCCACAGCGCTATGCCGTGCCGGGCTTTACTTATCGTGCTCGCTCGGGGAAATCGCACTATTACCGCCTGGAAACCTTCCTGCTCGAAGGGACACAGGGTAACGATCTGATGGACTTTACCAAGCATCAGGTGATCAACGATATCCTCGACCAGTACGAGCGACACCTGAACTTCCTGCATATTAATCGGGAAGCCCCGGGGAATACTCTGACGTTTCCCGAGTAG
- a CDS encoding endonuclease/exonuclease/phosphatase family protein yields the protein MDNARLVVAILTLIMTLLTLLPLSRNQRWWVRVWDFPRLQMAVLSVIFLILELCFLPGGGPLAWIIVLLALGCTLYQSWWIFPYTGLAKIQVKKTPHTTHSRIKLINCNVLMTNRNTAKLLKIIEKNQPDIVVLLETDLWWEQQMSPLEANYSYTLKCPLENLYGMHVYSRLPLIESKIQYLVAEGIPSMHFRVRLQGGEEIVMHCLHPMPPSPTEDDESTNRDGELIAVGHTAARATYPTIVTGDLNDVAWSRTTRLFMKISGLLDPRRGRGMFNTFHASYPVLRWPLDHVFHSKEFTLIDLKRLEPMGSDHFPIMVELALNPQEGKTQQKLEIEQGDIEEAREKMENAGIKSRDVHQAEFC from the coding sequence ATGGATAATGCACGTCTTGTGGTAGCGATTCTCACGCTGATTATGACGTTATTAACCCTATTGCCTCTATCGCGTAACCAGCGTTGGTGGGTCAGAGTTTGGGATTTCCCGCGCCTGCAAATGGCGGTGTTATCGGTGATTTTTTTAATTCTGGAGCTGTGTTTCCTGCCCGGCGGTGGGCCTTTGGCGTGGATTATCGTGCTGTTGGCGCTTGGCTGTACTCTTTATCAAAGCTGGTGGATTTTCCCGTACACAGGGCTGGCAAAAATTCAGGTCAAAAAGACACCGCACACCACGCATTCTCGTATCAAACTCATCAACTGCAATGTGTTGATGACTAATCGCAATACGGCAAAGTTACTGAAGATTATTGAAAAAAATCAGCCGGATATTGTGGTGCTGCTGGAAACTGATTTGTGGTGGGAACAGCAAATGTCTCCGCTGGAGGCGAATTATTCATACACTCTCAAATGTCCGCTGGAAAATCTCTATGGTATGCACGTTTATTCGCGCTTGCCGCTGATTGAGTCGAAAATTCAGTATCTGGTAGCAGAGGGGATCCCTTCGATGCATTTTCGAGTGCGTTTGCAGGGGGGCGAGGAAATTGTGATGCATTGCTTGCATCCGATGCCGCCTAGCCCTACGGAAGATGACGAATCCACCAACCGCGATGGCGAGCTCATTGCGGTTGGCCATACGGCGGCGCGGGCAACGTATCCCACTATTGTTACTGGCGATCTTAACGATGTGGCCTGGTCGCGCACTACACGTTTATTTATGAAAATCAGTGGTCTGCTGGACCCGCGCCGTGGCCGAGGGATGTTTAACACTTTCCACGCCAGTTATCCGGTGCTCCGCTGGCCGCTGGATCACGTTTTTCACAGTAAAGAATTCACTCTAATCGACCTGAAACGCCTTGAGCCGATGGGTTCGGATCACTTCCCGATCATGGTGGAGCTAGCGCTAAATCCGCAGGAAGGAAAGACGCAGCAAAAGCTTGAGATAGAGCAGGGCGACATAGAGGAAGCTCGTGAAAAAATGGAAAACGCGGGGATTAAAAGCCGGGATGTTCATCAAGCTGAATTCTGTTAG